A portion of the Pan troglodytes isolate AG18354 chromosome 10, NHGRI_mPanTro3-v2.0_pri, whole genome shotgun sequence genome contains these proteins:
- the ITGA7 gene encoding integrin alpha-7 isoform X12, whose amino-acid sequence MIGRCFVLSQDLAIRDELDGGEWKFCEGRPQGHEQFGFCQQGTAAAFSPDSHYLLFGAPGTYNWKGLLFVTNIDSSDPDQLVYKTLDPADRLPGPAGDLALNSYLGFSIDSGKGLVRAEELSFVAGAPRANHKGAVVILRKDSASRLVPEVMLSGERLTSGFGYSLAVADLNSDGWPDLIVGAPYFFERQEELGGAVYVYLNQGGHWAGISPLRLCGSLDSMFGISLAVLGDLNQDGFPDIAVGAPFDGDGKVFIYHGSSLGVVAKPSQVLEGEAVGIKSFGYSLSGSLDMDGNQYPDLLVGSLADTAVLFRARPILHVSHEVSIAPRSIDLEQPNCAGGHSVCVDLRVCFSYIAVPSSYSPTVALDYVLDADTDRRLRGQVPRVTFLSRNLEEPKHQASGTVWLKHQHDRVCGDAMFQLQENVKDKLRAIVVTLSYSLQTPRLRRQAPGQGLPPVAPILNAHQPSTQRAEIHFLKQGCGEDKICQSNLQLVRARFCTRVSDTEFQPLPMDVDGTTALFALSGQPVIGLELMVTNLPSDPAQPQADGDDAHEAQLLVMLPDSLHYSGVRALDPAEKPLCLSNENASHVECELGNPMKRGAQVTFYLILSTSGISIETTELEVELLLATISEQELHPVSARARVFIELPLSIAGMAIPQQLFFSGVVRGERAMQSERDVGSKVKYEVTVSNQGQSLRTLGSAFLNIMWPHEIANGKWLLYPMRVELEGGQGPGQKGLCSPRPNILHLDVDSRDRRRRELEPPEQQEPGERQEPSMSWWPVSSAEKKKNITLDCARGTANCVVFSCPLYSFDRAAVLHVWGRLWNSTFLEEYSAVKSLEVIVRANITVKSSIKNLMLRDASIVIPVMVYLDPMAVVAEGVPWWVILLAVLAGLLVLALLVLLLWKMGFFKRAKHPEATVPQYHAVKIPREDRQQFKEEKTGTILRNNWGSPRREGPDAHPILAADGHPELGPDGHPGPGTA is encoded by the exons ATGATTGGTCGCTGCTTTGTGCTCAGCCAGGACCTGGCCATCCGGGATGAGTTGGATGGTGGGGAATGGAAGTTCTGTGAGGGACGCCCCCAAGGCCATGAACAATTTGGGTTCTGCCAGCAGGGCACAGCTGCCGCCTTCTCCCCTGATAGCCACTACCTCCTCTTTGGGGCCCCAGGAACCTATAACTGGAAGG gGTTGCTTTTTGTGACCAACATTGATAGCTCAGACCCCGACCAGCTGGTGTATAAAACTTTGGACCCTGCTGACCGGCTCCCAGGACCAGCCGGAGACTTGGCCCTCAATAGCTACTTAG GCTTCTCTATTGACTCGGGGAAAGGTCTGGTGCGTGCAGAAGAGCTGAGCTTTGTGGCTGGAGCCCCCCGCGCCAACCACAAGGGTGCTGTGGTCATCCTGCGCAAGGACAGCGCCAGTCGCCTGGTGCCTGAGGTTATGCTGTCTGGGGAGCGCCTGACCTCCGGCTTTGGCTACTCACTGGCTGTGGCTGACCTCAACAGTGATGG CTGGCCAGACCTGATAGTGGGTGCCCCCTACTTCTTTGAGCGCCAAGAAGAGCTGGGGGGTGCTGTGTATGTGTACTTGAACCAGGGGGGTCACTGGGCTGGGATCTCCCCTCTCCGGCTCTGCGGCTCCCTTGACTCCATGTTCGGGATCAGCCTGGCTGTCCTGGGGGACCTCAACCAAGATGGCTTTCCAG ATATTGCAGTGGGTGCCCCCTTTGATGGTGATGGGAAAGTCTTCATCTACCATGGGAGCAGCCTGGGGGTTGTCGCCAAACCTTCACAG GTGCTGGAGGGCGAGGCTGTGGGCATCAAGAGCTTCGGCTACTCCCTGTCAGGCAGCTTGGATATGGATGGGAACCAATACCCTGACCTGCTGGTGGGCTCCCTGGCTGACACCGCAGTGCTCTTCAG GGCCAGACCCATCCTCCATGTCTCCCATGAGGTGTCTATTGCTCCACGAAGCATCGACCTGGAGCAGCCCAACTGTGCTGGCGGCCACTCGGTCTG TGTGGACCTAAGGGTCTGTTTCAGCTACATTGCAGTCCCCAGCAGCTATAGCCCTACTGTGG CCCTGGACTACGTGTTAGATGCGGACACAGACCGGAGGCTCCGGGGCCAGGTTCCCCGTGTGACGTTCCTGAGCCGTAACCTGGAAGAACCCAAGCACCAGGCCTCGGGCACCGTGTGGCTGAAGCACCAGCATGACCGAGTCTGTGGAGATGCCATGTTCCAGCTCCAG GAAAATGTCAAAGACAAGCTTCGGGCCATTGTAGTGACCTTGTCCTACAGTCTCCAGACCCCTCGGCTCCGGCGACAGGCTCCTGGCCAGGGGCTGCCTCCAGTGGCCCCCATCCTCAATGCCCACCAGCCCAGCACCCAGCGGGCAGAG ATCCACTTCCTGAAGCAAGGCTGTGGTGAAGACAAGATCTGCCAGAGCAATCTGCAGTTGGTCCGCGCCCGCTTCTGTACCCGGGTCAGCGACACGgaattccaacctctgcccat GGATGTGGATGGAACAACAGCCCTGTTTGCACTGAGTGGGCAGCCAGTCATTGGCCTGGAGCTGATGGTCACCAACCTGCCATCggacccagcccagccccaggctgATGGGGATGATGCCCATGAAGCCCAGCTCCTGGTCATGCTTCCTGACTCACTGCACTACTCAGGGGTCCGGGCCCTGGACCCTGCG GAGAAGCCACTCTGCCTGTCCAATGAGAATGCCTCCCATGTTGAGTGTGAGCTGGGGAACCCCATGAAGAGAGGTGCCCAG GTCACCTTCTACCTCATCCTTAGCACCTCAGGGATCAGCATTGAGACCACGGAACTGGAGGTAGAGCTGCTGTTGGCCAC GATCAGTGAGCAGGAGCTGCATCCAGTCTCTGCACGAGCCCGTGTCTTCATTGAGCTGCCACTGTCCATTGCAGG AATGGCCATTCCCCAGCAACTCTTCTTCTCTGGTGTGGTGAGGGGCGAGAGAGCCATGCAGTCTGAGCGGGATGTGGGCAGCAAGGTCAAGTATGAGGTCACG GTTTCCAACCAAGGCCAGTCGCTCAGAACCCTGGGCTCTGCCTTCCTCAACATCATGTGGCCTCATGAGATTGCCAATGGGAAGTGGTTGCTGTACCCAATGCGGGTTGAGCTGGAGGGCGGGCAGGGGCCTGGGCAGAAAGGGCTTTGCTCTCCCAGGCCCAACATCCTCCACCTG GATGTGGACAGTAGGGATAGGAGGCGGCGGGAGCTGGAGCCACCTGAGCAGCAGGAGCCTGGTGAGCGGCAGGAGCCCAGCATGTCCTGGTGGCCAGTGTCCTCTgctgagaagaagaaaaacatcacCCTG GACTGCGCCCGGGGCACGGCCAACTGTGTGGTGTTCAGCTGCCCACTCTACAGCTTTGACCGCGCGGCTGTGCTGCATGTCTGGGGCCGTCTCTGGAACAGCACCTTTCTGGAG GAGTACTCAGCTGTGAAGTCCCTGGAAGTGATTGTCCGGGCCAACATCACAGTGAAGTCCTCCATAAAGAACTTGATGCTCCGAGATGCCTCCATAGTG ATCCCAGTGATGGTATACTTGGACCCCATGGCTGTGGTGGCAGAAGGAGTGCCCTGGTGGGTCATCCTCCTGGCTGTACTGGCTGGGCTGCTGGTGCTAGCACTGCTGGTGCTACTCCTGTGGAAG ATGGGATTCTTCAAACGGGCGAAGCACCCCGAGGCCACCGTGCCCCAGTACCATGCGGTGAAGATTCCTCGGGAAGACCGACAGcagttcaaggaggagaagaCGGGCACCATCCTGAGGAACAACTGGGGCAGCCCCCGGCGGGAGGGCCCGGATGCACACCCCATCCTGGCTGCCGACGGGCATCCCGAGCTGGGCCCCGATGGGCATCCAGGGCCAGGCACCGCCTAG
- the ITGA7 gene encoding integrin alpha-7 isoform X13, producing MLSGERLTSGFGYSLAVADLNSDGWPDLIVGAPYFFERQEELGGAVYVYLNQGGHWAGISPLRLCGSLDSMFGISLAVLGDLNQDGFPDIAVGAPFDGDGKVFIYHGSSLGVVAKPSQVLEGEAVGIKSFGYSLSGSLDMDGNQYPDLLVGSLADTAVLFRARPILHVSHEVSIAPRSIDLEQPNCAGGHSVCVDLRVCFSYIAVPSSYSPTVALDYVLDADTDRRLRGQVPRVTFLSRNLEEPKHQASGTVWLKHQHDRVCGDAMFQLQENVKDKLRAIVVTLSYSLQTPRLRRQAPGQGLPPVAPILNAHQPSTQRAEIHFLKQGCGEDKICQSNLQLVRARFCTRVSDTEFQPLPMDVDGTTALFALSGQPVIGLELMVTNLPSDPAQPQADGDDAHEAQLLVMLPDSLHYSGVRALDPAEKPLCLSNENASHVECELGNPMKRGAQVTFYLILSTSGISIETTELEVELLLATISEQELHPVSARARVFIELPLSIAGMAIPQQLFFSGVVRGERAMQSERDVGSKVKYEVTVSNQGQSLRTLGSAFLNIMWPHEIANGKWLLYPMRVELEGGQGPGQKGLCSPRPNILHLDVDSRDRRRRELEPPEQQEPGERQEPSMSWWPVSSAEKKKNITLDCARGTANCVVFSCPLYSFDRAAVLHVWGRLWNSTFLEEYSAVKSLEVIVRANITVKSSIKNLMLRDASIVIPVMVYLDPMAVVAEGVPWWVILLAVLAGLLVLALLVLLLWKMGFFKRAKHPEATVPQYHAVKIPREDRQQFKEEKTGTILRNNWGSPRREGPDAHPILAADGHPELGPDGHPGPGTA from the exons ATGCTGTCTGGGGAGCGCCTGACCTCCGGCTTTGGCTACTCACTGGCTGTGGCTGACCTCAACAGTGATGG CTGGCCAGACCTGATAGTGGGTGCCCCCTACTTCTTTGAGCGCCAAGAAGAGCTGGGGGGTGCTGTGTATGTGTACTTGAACCAGGGGGGTCACTGGGCTGGGATCTCCCCTCTCCGGCTCTGCGGCTCCCTTGACTCCATGTTCGGGATCAGCCTGGCTGTCCTGGGGGACCTCAACCAAGATGGCTTTCCAG ATATTGCAGTGGGTGCCCCCTTTGATGGTGATGGGAAAGTCTTCATCTACCATGGGAGCAGCCTGGGGGTTGTCGCCAAACCTTCACAG GTGCTGGAGGGCGAGGCTGTGGGCATCAAGAGCTTCGGCTACTCCCTGTCAGGCAGCTTGGATATGGATGGGAACCAATACCCTGACCTGCTGGTGGGCTCCCTGGCTGACACCGCAGTGCTCTTCAG GGCCAGACCCATCCTCCATGTCTCCCATGAGGTGTCTATTGCTCCACGAAGCATCGACCTGGAGCAGCCCAACTGTGCTGGCGGCCACTCGGTCTG TGTGGACCTAAGGGTCTGTTTCAGCTACATTGCAGTCCCCAGCAGCTATAGCCCTACTGTGG CCCTGGACTACGTGTTAGATGCGGACACAGACCGGAGGCTCCGGGGCCAGGTTCCCCGTGTGACGTTCCTGAGCCGTAACCTGGAAGAACCCAAGCACCAGGCCTCGGGCACCGTGTGGCTGAAGCACCAGCATGACCGAGTCTGTGGAGATGCCATGTTCCAGCTCCAG GAAAATGTCAAAGACAAGCTTCGGGCCATTGTAGTGACCTTGTCCTACAGTCTCCAGACCCCTCGGCTCCGGCGACAGGCTCCTGGCCAGGGGCTGCCTCCAGTGGCCCCCATCCTCAATGCCCACCAGCCCAGCACCCAGCGGGCAGAG ATCCACTTCCTGAAGCAAGGCTGTGGTGAAGACAAGATCTGCCAGAGCAATCTGCAGTTGGTCCGCGCCCGCTTCTGTACCCGGGTCAGCGACACGgaattccaacctctgcccat GGATGTGGATGGAACAACAGCCCTGTTTGCACTGAGTGGGCAGCCAGTCATTGGCCTGGAGCTGATGGTCACCAACCTGCCATCggacccagcccagccccaggctgATGGGGATGATGCCCATGAAGCCCAGCTCCTGGTCATGCTTCCTGACTCACTGCACTACTCAGGGGTCCGGGCCCTGGACCCTGCG GAGAAGCCACTCTGCCTGTCCAATGAGAATGCCTCCCATGTTGAGTGTGAGCTGGGGAACCCCATGAAGAGAGGTGCCCAG GTCACCTTCTACCTCATCCTTAGCACCTCAGGGATCAGCATTGAGACCACGGAACTGGAGGTAGAGCTGCTGTTGGCCAC GATCAGTGAGCAGGAGCTGCATCCAGTCTCTGCACGAGCCCGTGTCTTCATTGAGCTGCCACTGTCCATTGCAGG AATGGCCATTCCCCAGCAACTCTTCTTCTCTGGTGTGGTGAGGGGCGAGAGAGCCATGCAGTCTGAGCGGGATGTGGGCAGCAAGGTCAAGTATGAGGTCACG GTTTCCAACCAAGGCCAGTCGCTCAGAACCCTGGGCTCTGCCTTCCTCAACATCATGTGGCCTCATGAGATTGCCAATGGGAAGTGGTTGCTGTACCCAATGCGGGTTGAGCTGGAGGGCGGGCAGGGGCCTGGGCAGAAAGGGCTTTGCTCTCCCAGGCCCAACATCCTCCACCTG GATGTGGACAGTAGGGATAGGAGGCGGCGGGAGCTGGAGCCACCTGAGCAGCAGGAGCCTGGTGAGCGGCAGGAGCCCAGCATGTCCTGGTGGCCAGTGTCCTCTgctgagaagaagaaaaacatcacCCTG GACTGCGCCCGGGGCACGGCCAACTGTGTGGTGTTCAGCTGCCCACTCTACAGCTTTGACCGCGCGGCTGTGCTGCATGTCTGGGGCCGTCTCTGGAACAGCACCTTTCTGGAG GAGTACTCAGCTGTGAAGTCCCTGGAAGTGATTGTCCGGGCCAACATCACAGTGAAGTCCTCCATAAAGAACTTGATGCTCCGAGATGCCTCCATAGTG ATCCCAGTGATGGTATACTTGGACCCCATGGCTGTGGTGGCAGAAGGAGTGCCCTGGTGGGTCATCCTCCTGGCTGTACTGGCTGGGCTGCTGGTGCTAGCACTGCTGGTGCTACTCCTGTGGAAG ATGGGATTCTTCAAACGGGCGAAGCACCCCGAGGCCACCGTGCCCCAGTACCATGCGGTGAAGATTCCTCGGGAAGACCGACAGcagttcaaggaggagaagaCGGGCACCATCCTGAGGAACAACTGGGGCAGCCCCCGGCGGGAGGGCCCGGATGCACACCCCATCCTGGCTGCCGACGGGCATCCCGAGCTGGGCCCCGATGGGCATCCAGGGCCAGGCACCGCCTAG
- the ITGA7 gene encoding integrin alpha-7 isoform X14, whose product MDGNQYPDLLVGSLADTAVLFRARPILHVSHEVSIAPRSIDLEQPNCAGGHSVCVDLRVCFSYIAVPSSYSPTVALDYVLDADTDRRLRGQVPRVTFLSRNLEEPKHQASGTVWLKHQHDRVCGDAMFQLQENVKDKLRAIVVTLSYSLQTPRLRRQAPGQGLPPVAPILNAHQPSTQRAEIHFLKQGCGEDKICQSNLQLVRARFCTRVSDTEFQPLPMDVDGTTALFALSGQPVIGLELMVTNLPSDPAQPQADGDDAHEAQLLVMLPDSLHYSGVRALDPAEKPLCLSNENASHVECELGNPMKRGAQVTFYLILSTSGISIETTELEVELLLATISEQELHPVSARARVFIELPLSIAGMAIPQQLFFSGVVRGERAMQSERDVGSKVKYEVTVSNQGQSLRTLGSAFLNIMWPHEIANGKWLLYPMRVELEGGQGPGQKGLCSPRPNILHLDVDSRDRRRRELEPPEQQEPGERQEPSMSWWPVSSAEKKKNITLDCARGTANCVVFSCPLYSFDRAAVLHVWGRLWNSTFLEEYSAVKSLEVIVRANITVKSSIKNLMLRDASIVIPVMVYLDPMAVVAEGVPWWVILLAVLAGLLVLALLVLLLWKMGFFKRAKHPEATVPQYHAVKIPREDRQQFKEEKTGTILRNNWGSPRREGPDAHPILAADGHPELGPDGHPGPGTA is encoded by the exons ATGGATGGGAACCAATACCCTGACCTGCTGGTGGGCTCCCTGGCTGACACCGCAGTGCTCTTCAG GGCCAGACCCATCCTCCATGTCTCCCATGAGGTGTCTATTGCTCCACGAAGCATCGACCTGGAGCAGCCCAACTGTGCTGGCGGCCACTCGGTCTG TGTGGACCTAAGGGTCTGTTTCAGCTACATTGCAGTCCCCAGCAGCTATAGCCCTACTGTGG CCCTGGACTACGTGTTAGATGCGGACACAGACCGGAGGCTCCGGGGCCAGGTTCCCCGTGTGACGTTCCTGAGCCGTAACCTGGAAGAACCCAAGCACCAGGCCTCGGGCACCGTGTGGCTGAAGCACCAGCATGACCGAGTCTGTGGAGATGCCATGTTCCAGCTCCAG GAAAATGTCAAAGACAAGCTTCGGGCCATTGTAGTGACCTTGTCCTACAGTCTCCAGACCCCTCGGCTCCGGCGACAGGCTCCTGGCCAGGGGCTGCCTCCAGTGGCCCCCATCCTCAATGCCCACCAGCCCAGCACCCAGCGGGCAGAG ATCCACTTCCTGAAGCAAGGCTGTGGTGAAGACAAGATCTGCCAGAGCAATCTGCAGTTGGTCCGCGCCCGCTTCTGTACCCGGGTCAGCGACACGgaattccaacctctgcccat GGATGTGGATGGAACAACAGCCCTGTTTGCACTGAGTGGGCAGCCAGTCATTGGCCTGGAGCTGATGGTCACCAACCTGCCATCggacccagcccagccccaggctgATGGGGATGATGCCCATGAAGCCCAGCTCCTGGTCATGCTTCCTGACTCACTGCACTACTCAGGGGTCCGGGCCCTGGACCCTGCG GAGAAGCCACTCTGCCTGTCCAATGAGAATGCCTCCCATGTTGAGTGTGAGCTGGGGAACCCCATGAAGAGAGGTGCCCAG GTCACCTTCTACCTCATCCTTAGCACCTCAGGGATCAGCATTGAGACCACGGAACTGGAGGTAGAGCTGCTGTTGGCCAC GATCAGTGAGCAGGAGCTGCATCCAGTCTCTGCACGAGCCCGTGTCTTCATTGAGCTGCCACTGTCCATTGCAGG AATGGCCATTCCCCAGCAACTCTTCTTCTCTGGTGTGGTGAGGGGCGAGAGAGCCATGCAGTCTGAGCGGGATGTGGGCAGCAAGGTCAAGTATGAGGTCACG GTTTCCAACCAAGGCCAGTCGCTCAGAACCCTGGGCTCTGCCTTCCTCAACATCATGTGGCCTCATGAGATTGCCAATGGGAAGTGGTTGCTGTACCCAATGCGGGTTGAGCTGGAGGGCGGGCAGGGGCCTGGGCAGAAAGGGCTTTGCTCTCCCAGGCCCAACATCCTCCACCTG GATGTGGACAGTAGGGATAGGAGGCGGCGGGAGCTGGAGCCACCTGAGCAGCAGGAGCCTGGTGAGCGGCAGGAGCCCAGCATGTCCTGGTGGCCAGTGTCCTCTgctgagaagaagaaaaacatcacCCTG GACTGCGCCCGGGGCACGGCCAACTGTGTGGTGTTCAGCTGCCCACTCTACAGCTTTGACCGCGCGGCTGTGCTGCATGTCTGGGGCCGTCTCTGGAACAGCACCTTTCTGGAG GAGTACTCAGCTGTGAAGTCCCTGGAAGTGATTGTCCGGGCCAACATCACAGTGAAGTCCTCCATAAAGAACTTGATGCTCCGAGATGCCTCCATAGTG ATCCCAGTGATGGTATACTTGGACCCCATGGCTGTGGTGGCAGAAGGAGTGCCCTGGTGGGTCATCCTCCTGGCTGTACTGGCTGGGCTGCTGGTGCTAGCACTGCTGGTGCTACTCCTGTGGAAG ATGGGATTCTTCAAACGGGCGAAGCACCCCGAGGCCACCGTGCCCCAGTACCATGCGGTGAAGATTCCTCGGGAAGACCGACAGcagttcaaggaggagaagaCGGGCACCATCCTGAGGAACAACTGGGGCAGCCCCCGGCGGGAGGGCCCGGATGCACACCCCATCCTGGCTGCCGACGGGCATCCCGAGCTGGGCCCCGATGGGCATCCAGGGCCAGGCACCGCCTAG